A genome region from Setaria italica strain Yugu1 chromosome III, Setaria_italica_v2.0, whole genome shotgun sequence includes the following:
- the LOC101771441 gene encoding protein ELC, with the protein MATAAAPVGTVVLVDAALAPYEHPDLRWLVRKHVLAVLQEFPTLSPSVDTYTSDDGASAVLLNARGPLAVSPALPPILLTVWLPREYPYRPPLVFAFPAAPSAALVPDHPFVDHRTGRVHRTLPYLEGWSVPRSSLAGLVRSLVAALRMCHPLTTASFGFAAGDARTTRAGATPVEEERRRMHAVLVDELAARLGRDAAAFRGGVDEDIHAMSSMQAGLRTRGDAMGRAVRDLEEERTRLERAVTASLAHRGKLLAWLHKTSPAPDPGVALAPHAAAGRGDAPRWLESKAAELAADDAIDTLGRALENGELSFQEYIKRVKILAREQFFHCYAASKST; encoded by the coding sequence ATGGCGACTGCGGCGGCGCCCGTCGGCACGGTGGTGCTGGTAGACGCGGCGCTGGCCCCGTACGAGCACCCCGACCTCCGGTGGCTCGTCCGGAAGCACGTCCTCGCTGTCCTCCAGGAGTTCCCCACCCTCTCGCCCTCCGTCGACACCTACACCAGCGACGACGGCGCCTCCGCCGTGCTGCTCAACGCGCGGGGGCCCCTCGCCGTCTCCCCCGCCCTGCCGCCGATCCTCCTCACCGTATGGCTTCCCAGGGAGTACCCCTACCGTCCGCCGCTCGTCTTCGCCttccccgccgcgccgtcggcggcgctcGTCCCCGACCACCCCTTCGTCGACCACCGCACCGGCCGCGTCCACCGCACGCTGCCGTACCTCGAGGGCTGGAGCGTGCCGCGCTCCAGCCTCGCCGGCCTCGTGCGGAGCCTCGTCGCGGCCCTGAGGATGTGCCACCCGCTGACGACGGCCTCCTTCggcttcgccgccggcgacgccaggACCACCAGAGCCGGAGCGacgccggtggaggaggagcggcggcgcatGCACGCGGTGCTGGTCGACGAGCTCGCCGCGAGGCTGGGCAgggacgccgccgccttccgcggcggcgtcgacgaggaCATCCATGCCATGTCCTCGATGCAAGCCGGGCTCCGGACACGGGGAGACGCCATGGGCCGCGCCGTCCGCGACCTAGAAGAGGAGAGGACGCGGCTGGAGCGCGCCGTGACGGCCAGCCTCGCCCACCGCGGGAAGCTTCTCGCCTGGCTGCACAAGACGAGCCCGGCGCCTGATCCGGGAGTGGCACTGGCACCGCACGCGGCTGCAGGGAGAGGGGACGCGCCGCGGTGGTTGGAGAGCaaggcggcggagctcgccgcgGACGACGCCATTGACACCCTTGGCCGCGCGCTGGAGAACGGGGAGCTCAGCTTCCAGGAGTACATCAAGCGCGTGAAGATCCTCGCCAGGGAGCAATTTTTCCATTGCTATGCAGCGTCCAAGTCGACCTAG
- the LOC101771049 gene encoding exonuclease 1 — MGIPNLLRFLKPFIEPVHINKYAGKRVGIDAYSWLHKGAYSCSMELCMNPKSTAARRYISYFMHHINLLRHYKVIPVVVFDGGSMPCKAATDNERQRRRELSLNMAKEKLEQGNTAAAVDLFRKAVHITPSMAYELIQILRSENVEFVVAPYEADAQLAYLTTLDADQGGIAAVVTEDSDLIAYCCPAIIFKMDRFGNGEEFTMERTLKTDKDGLSFRDFNQQLFTGMCVLAGCDFLPSISGIGTKRAYSVISKYKDINRVISNLKLDKRYSVPNDYADSFWKTLAVFNHARVYDVKSKSLKHLKPLDEQSLTSLDGDLDILGPALSPSIARGIAEGHLNPITMKAFDQYSRIISPIDFLDTSAFEVANQCGSQEISTQKSCITILSSQESNENMIVDEISSDGKKCKKGVLALSKFLLQKQSPRVEGNEVEPKNIPENNPFKKRKLPTDKGQEIGQNELVLDLQDEKSSLSCSSLSQESNHTIKNTKQLSLGQEDYDEPSLLVNEVPVAICSSLTRHSVKSVPNKIVSKRQKILKRSMDKTNKKVNGSSGILKFFTRL; from the exons ATGGGGATCCCCAACCTTCTCCGCTTCCTCAAGCCGTTCATCGAGCCGGTGCACATCAACAAGTACGCCGGCAAGCGG GTCGGCATAGATGCCTACTCCTGGCTCCACAAAGGAG CCTATTCTTGCAGTATGGAGCTGTGTATGAACCCCAAGAGCACTGCAGCCAGGCGCTATATCAGCTACTTCATGCACCACATCAACCTCCTCCGGCATTACAAAGTTATTCCCGTCGTCGTCTTTGATGGGGGCAGCATGCCTTGCAAGGCAGCCACGGATAATGAGCGGCAGAG GAGGAGGGAACTCAGTCTGAACATGGCAAAAGAAAAGCTTGAGCAAGGAAACACAGCTGCTGCCGTTGATCTATTCCGG AAAGCTGTGCACATTACTCCATCGATGGCTTATGAACTAATTCAG ATATTGCGGtcagaaaatgttgaatttgtGGTGGCTCCATATGAagctgatgcacagttggcatATCTAACTACTCTTGATGCTGATCAAGGGGGCATAGCTGCTGTAGTTACAGAAGACAGTGACTTAATAGCATATTGTTGCCCTGCT ATTATATTTAAGATGGATCGATTCGGGAATGGTGAAGAATTCACAATGGAAAGAACCCTAAAGACAGATAAAGATGGTCTTTCCTTCCGAGATTTCAATCAACAACTTTTTACAG GCATGTGTGTTCTTGCAGGATGTGACTTCCTTCCGTCGATTTCAGGCATTGGTACTAAACGAGCATATTCTGTCATCTCAAAATATAAAGACATAAATCGT GTTATATCAAACTTAAAGCTTGACAAGCGGTACTCTGTGCCAAATGATTATGCTGATTCCTTTTGGAAAACTCTTGCAGTGTTCAACCATGCTAGAGT ATATGATGTCAAAAGCAAGTCACTTAAACATTTGAAACCTTTGGATGAACAGTCTCTTACTTCCTTGGATGGAGACCTGGATATTCTTGGACC AGCATTATCACCATCAATTGCAAGAGGGATTGCAGAGGGGCACCTGAATCCTATTACCATGAAAGCATTCGACCAGTACTCCAGGATCATTAGCCCTATAGATTTCCTTGATACCTCGGCATTTGAAGTTGCTAATCAATGTGGTTCTCAGGAAATTTCGACACAAAAGAGCTGTATTACAATCCTTTCATCCCAGGAAAGCAATGAAAATATGATAG TTGATGAGATTTCAAGTGATGGGAAAAAGTGCAAAAAAGGAGTTCTTGCCCTTAGCAAATTTCTACTGCAGAAGCAATCCCCCCGAGTGGAAGGCAATGAAGTGGAGCCAAAAAATATCCCTGAGAACAACCCATTCAAGAAAAGGAAATTACCTACTGATAAAGGTCAAGAAATAGGTCAAAATGAGTTAGTTCTTGATCTGCAAGATGAAAAATCAAGTCTATCGTGCTCATCATTGTCACAAGAAAGCAACCACACAATCAAGAATACAAAACAATTGAGTTTGGGCCAAGAAGATTATGATGAGCCAAGTTTGTTGGTGAATGAAGTACCTGTTGCTATTTGCTCATCATTGACACGGCATAGTGTCAAATCTGTGCCAAATAAAATAGTTTCGAAGAGGCAAAAAATTCTGAAGAGGTCAATGGATAAGACAAACAAAAAGGTTAATGGAAGTAGTGGAATATTGAAATTTTTCACGCGGTTGTAA
- the LOC101772938 gene encoding uncharacterized protein LOC101772938: protein MELRSGRRLVPPQRGGVRRGGRAPRHTGLGGGGDDRLSAIPDGELSSRAMELRSGRRLVPPQGGVVRRGGRARRHRADRLSALPDEILLQVLAALGSTAAAARTTVLGRRWAGLWPELHVLAQAFRGVEPACTFRDVLAGGRRRPDTRHLVLHVSRRDDGVVTAAEVTSLLRAAEKHRPPELTLIVGGASEEDRRLPFELPCFATATYMELQIWRRSFTLPPAGEFTRLERLSISLCVVDPSVFLDRCPCLRKLVMDGYWEQDAVAVRSESLEEVVIKDLPLAGGGGGASRRVDVVAPLLKKVTLFSCGKRGLVMKFSDSSNNVENLSYKYYSMSSCSVGSGCWRLKGLDMAMAVESSSSGYGPANLVRVLSLEIIALNEPYHARVNRIFAEEIACLPAKNFSVLKLELPLLDGFVVGPLVFHLLSTVSVIQKLQMVLSPIATSYARRGSRIRVDQDTSFTELEEVDIHGFDCFLNGILEECEDNLPQGPSHVGGMIGC, encoded by the exons ATGGAGCTGCGGTCGGGGCGCCGCCTTGTCCCGCCGCAGAGAGGCGGCGTACGTCGCGGCGGCCGTGCTCCGCGCCATacgggcctcggcggcggcggggatgacCGGCTCAGCGCCATCCCCGATGGGGAGCTGTCGTCGCGAGCCATGGAGCTGCGGTcgggccgccgcctcgtcccgCCGCAGGGAGGCGTCGTACGTCGCGGCGGCCGTGCTCGGCGCCACCGCGCCGACCGCCTCAGCGCCCTCCCCGACGAGATCCTGCTGCAAGTCCTCGCCGCCCTCGGAtccaccgcggcggccgcgcgcacgACCGTCCTCGGCCGCCGGTGGGCCGGCCTCTGGCCGGAGCTCCACGTGCTGGCGCAGGCCTTCCGCGGCGTCGAGCCCGCATGCACGTTCCGCGACGTGCTCgccgggggccgccgccgcccggacaCCAGGCACCTCGTGCTCCACGTCTCCAGGCGGGACGACGGGGTCGTCACCGCCGCGGAGGTCACCTCGCTGCTCCGCGCCGCCGAGAAGCACAGGCCGCCGGAACTCACCCTCATCGTGGGCGGGGCAAGCGAGGAGGACCGCCGTCTCCCGTTCGAGCTCCCTTGCTTCGCGACGGCGACCTACATGGAGCTCCAGATCTGGAGGCGGAGCTTCAccctgccgccggccggtgAGTTCACCCGCCTAGAGAGGCTGTCTATCTCCCTCTGCGTCGTCGACCCTAgcgtcttcctcgaccgctgCCCATGCCTGCGCAAGCTTGTCATGGACGGCTACTGGGAGCAGGACGCAGTCGCCGTCCGCTCGGAGTCGCTCGAGGAGGTCGTCATCAAGGACTTGcctctcgccggcggcggcggcggcgcgtcgcggcGTGTCGACGTCGTGGCCCCACTTCTCAAAAAGGTCACGCTGTTTTCCTGTGGGAAGCGGGGCCTGGTCATGAAGTTCTCGGACTCGTCCAATAATGTTGAGAACCTCTCGTACAAGTATTACTCCATGTCGTCTTGTTCCGTTGGGTCTGGTTGCTGGCGTCTCAAGGGTCTGGACATGGCCATGGCGGTCGAGTCATCGAGCAGCGGATACGGGCCGGCCAATCTTGTCCGCGTGCTTTCGCTGGAGATCATAGCCCTCAAC GAGCCGTATCATGCTCGTGTGAACCGGATCTTTGCTGAAGAAATAGCATGCCTCCCAGCGAAGAACTTCTCTGTTTTGAAGCTGGAACTGCCTCTACTGGATGGGTTTGTTGTTGGGCCACTTGTGTTTCACCTGCTCAGCACTGTCAGTGTTATTCAAAAGCTGCAGATGGTCCTATCTCCAATCGCG ACATCGTATGCCCGAAGGGGTTCTCGCATCCGGGTAGATCAAGATACCTCCTTCACTGAGCTTGAAGAGGTCGACATCCATGGCTTCGAT TGTTTTTTGAATGGGATTCTTGAGGAATGTGAAGACAATCTGCCCCAAGGCCCGTCGCATGTAGGCGGTATGATTGGCTGCTAG